A single region of the Lotus japonicus ecotype B-129 chromosome 4, LjGifu_v1.2 genome encodes:
- the LOC130712208 gene encoding uncharacterized protein LOC130712208, producing the protein MAIDNLATIDVSKENWSIIAKGFKIHATVRKTLIYRFQSLLSEGRVYQILFSGVGESGRDFRSTSHPFKINFDIHTFVRLVPKQAINLNPYNFVPISDIMFKDLYTSFLIDVIGILTGASAETEFEKDGTKQKRITIELDQDGYTQCLLLIHIFSIFDYCE; encoded by the exons ATGGCTATCGACAATCTCGCCACCATCGATGTCTCAAAGGAGAACTGGTCTATTATTGCAAAG gGTTTTAAGATTCATGCTACGGTTAGGAAGACTCTTATATACCGATTTCAATCTTTGCTAAGTGAAGGGCGTGTATATCAGATTTTGTTTTCtggtgttggtgaaagcggTCGTGATTTCCGTTCAACCTCGCAcccattcaagatcaactttgatattcatacaTTTGTGCGCTTGGTTCCCAAACAGGCCATCAACTTAAACCCTTACAATTTTGTGCCAATATCTGATATAATGTTTAAGGACCTTTATACGTCTTTTCTTATAG ATGTGATTGGAATtctcactggtgcaagtgctgaaACTGAGTTTGAGAAAGATGGAACAAAGCAGAAAAGGATTACTATTGAACTTGACCAAGATGGGTACACACAATGTTTATtgcttattcatattttttccaTCTTTGATTATTGTGAGTAA